The nucleotide window CGAACTCATGTTGTTGAAGGGTTGAAAATGGTAGATAGGATGTTGCAGAATTTTAGCTTCCAGCAATTCCATCATATCGACATATTGAAAGATATTATCGGTTCGCATCATGAGTGGTACGATGGTAGCGGCTATCCAAATGGACTGAAGGGTGACGAGATACCGATTGTTGGACGTATCGCTGCGGTAGCGGATGTTTTTGATGCATTGATTTCTAATCGAGTATATCGTGCGGGTTGGTCATTTGATGAGGTAGTGGACTACCTAAAGGCGGGTAAAGGGAAGCAGTTTGACCCCAAGTGTGTCGATGCCCTTATCAGGAATGAAGATAAAATCAAAGAGATTAATAATAACTTCCAGGACATCTATAACGTATAGGGGTTATTTCAACTAGGCTTGGCAGGATTTAGACATGGGTCTATCTTCTAGGTTAACTAGCTAATGAGCTTAGACCACAAGCCATAGGTTATTGCGGTTTATTGCAAACCATTACGGCTCTTAAAGGAGCGGGGTAGCCTTCTATGGTTTTATTATGATCTTCCGGGTCTAAGAAGGTTTCTAACGAGTTCCAGGTCATCCAATCGGTGGTACGCTGTTCTTGAATACTGGTTTGGTCGATATCCACACAGCGTACATTCAAGAAACCACAGCGCTCTAGCCAGTGAGTCAACTCTTTAACCGATGGCAAAAACCACACATTTCGCATCTGCGCATAACGCTCTCCTGGCACCAACAACTGACCATATTCTTCAGGCACAACAATCGTTTCCAGCACCAATTCGCCGCCTGGCAATAGTTGGTTTTTAAGTTCGTAGATATGATCAATCGGCGAGCGGCGATGGTACAACACTCCCATTGAGAATACCGTATCGAAAGCGCCGCCTTTTTTGGAAACCGGCAGTTGTTCTAAGGTGAGAGGTAGGAAGTAAGCCGGTACGGTTTCGCCAATAAAGTGTTTTAGTACCAAAAACTGATTCATAAACAGCAGGCTTGGATCAACGCCAACCGCCAGCTCAGTGCCTTCACCCGCCATACGCCAAAGGTGGTAACCGCTACCGCAGCCAATATCCAATACCTTGCGGCCTTTTAAATTGGCTAAATGGGGGCGGACTCTGTCCCACTTCCAGTCGGAGTGCCATTCGGTATCGATATAGATATTATGGATTTCAAACGGACCTTTACGCCACGGATGAAAAACACGCAGGGCATCTTCAAGTTCCACTTTTTGTTCGGCCGTTAAGTCGCTATTTTGGGCTACGGTAATCGCGGATCGATTCAAGTCGAATTCCGTGTTGCCGGCAAAGCCACGAATCCGCTCTAAACCTTCTAACCAACGTGGCAAATTACCGTTACCTTCAGGGTGCAACGCCTCGTCGATGAGTTGCGGCAACTGTTGTTTCCACTCATTAAAACGTTCGTCTTCAAGTTTTTCCCAAAATGTATCGTAATGTTGCTTCACGTGAAACCTTGTTTGTTAATGGCCAATGCAGTGTTGTTTTTAGTGTTATTTAATCGCTAAAAATGAGGCGAAATTATACGCTTGAAACCAAATTCCGGCTGAATTAAATCCGGCGTTATTCAATCGTTGCAGATGTTCGGCTTCGGTGTCGCTAATCAGAACATTTTCCAGTGAACTGCGTTTTTGACTGATTTCCAATTCAGAGTAACCATTGGCGCGTTTAAATTGCAGGTGCATATGTTCAATCGCGTTTTGCAAAGCCTGGTTTTCAAAATGAATCTTTTCAGAAAGAATCAAAATACCTCCAGGTTTGAGGTTTTGATAGATACGCTTGACCAGATCATCACGCTGTTCAGGGTCAATAAACTGCAGAGTAAAATTAATCACCACCACCGAAGCGTTTTCAATTGGAATTTCGGTCATGTCGGCACACTGCAGATTAACGGGAATATCTGAGTGATAAGCATGCAGATACTCTTCGGCACGTTTAATCATCGCTTCCGAGTTGTCGATGGCAATGATTTCACAACCGTCAACGCTAATATTACGTCGCATGGTTAAGGTCGCCGCACCTAAAGAGCAACCCAAGTCATAAAGATTACTGTTGGCTTGGGCATACTGTTTTGTCAATTCGCCAATGCCGGTCAAAATGGTTTGATAGCCTGGCACAGAACGCTGAATCATATCCGGAAAAACCGCTACAACCGATTCATCAAATTGAAAAGCCCCTATCGCTTCGTGGGCTTGGGCGTAGATGGTGTCTTTTTGACTGTTTTTAAGCATAGTAACTCGCAGATTAACCAGGCCTTGTATGACCAATAGATGGCTTTTGATTGGTGTATTCACCGATAAAAAGCACTAAAACGTCTATTTTATTGAATTTTTTCTGTTTTTACGAACATAATCCGCTTAACCAGGCAATCAAAGACTTCACACGTATTTTTGTTTGTTGCGCGTGACCTTTTGTAGATAGTTGCGCGCTTCACTGCTGCCCAGTCGGGTAATCAAATGTTGATAGACTTGTTGACTCGATAAACGGTTTATCTTTTGAACTGCGCGACTACGGTTGTTATCAAACGCTTCCAAGACATTGCCGCTACCCGTATTGTACGCGGCGATGACACAATACTCCTGAGCTTTTGGGTTGTGGATACCGCTTAGATAACGATTAAATAAAATCGAAAGGTAAGCGGTGCCATATTCGATATTGCGTGCTGGAATAAACAGAAGGTTTTGGCTAGGAGTGCCGTCTCGTCGGTTAAGTAAACGGTAGGCATCACGACCGGCGGTAGTGGGGACAATCTGCATCAAGCCATAAGCCGGAGCAGAACTCACCGCATAAGGGTTAAAAGCGCTTTCGGTTTCGATAATGCCGTATATCAAGGCGCTCTCTATCCTAAATCTTTTACTCTGTTTAAGGACTTCAATATGGTAACGGTTTTTCTGTTGGTTTTGATAGTCATTGACCATATTGAAGGTCACTGAGTGACGGATTTTATCCTGGTCGGCCTGGCTACGGTAACGGCTTTTGATCAGGTATTCGGCATAACGGTTGGCTCGCCAAGCATAACGAATATTTTTGTTTTCCTGGTCTTTAACCAGTTCAAATAAAAAGGGTGTTGTGCCGGTTTTCGGGGTTTGTGCACTGAACAGGTCCACCTGGCTTGGGTCTTCCGGGGAAAGCAAGGTTTGCACAATGGCTTTTTTTAACGCCGTTTTTGGATTGTTGCTGGCAATGGTTTCTACCTGAATCAAGCCACTGGAAAAATCAATAATCGCGCGGCTTTGGTAGTGGTCTGTGTATTTCACATAGGCTTTTGGGCTAGCGGTTTTTTTATCTGACCAATTGGCGGCGATTTCGTCCAAAAACCTGGCAAACTGCTGGCGCACCAAACCGTCAATTTCCGGAATACCCACACCAGGAACTTGGGCTGAAATCGCTTGCGATACATTGCCATTATAAAGCTGGTGGGTGGTGCTGATGCTTCGTCTAATCTCGGAAGCGGTGCAACCGTTTAAGCTGGCTAGACCAGCTGATGAGAGCGCACTCCAGGCGGAAAATCTTAAGAATTGTCTTCGATTGAAATTCGGTTTTAGCATCGAGTTATGGTTGGCCGCTGTTTTGTTCAATGAGTTTTAGCTCAGATTTGGCATCTCTAATAATATAGAAAGCCCCGAATAACAGTAGCACGGTAATGCCTGCGCCAATGATTAAATCCGGCCATCTTGAATCTAACCAAAAGACCAGGATCCCACTGATAACCACCGCCAAATTAGCTAAAACATCATTGGTGG belongs to Thiomicrorhabdus immobilis and includes:
- the cmoB gene encoding tRNA 5-methoxyuridine(34)/uridine 5-oxyacetic acid(34) synthase CmoB, with the protein product MKQHYDTFWEKLEDERFNEWKQQLPQLIDEALHPEGNGNLPRWLEGLERIRGFAGNTEFDLNRSAITVAQNSDLTAEQKVELEDALRVFHPWRKGPFEIHNIYIDTEWHSDWKWDRVRPHLANLKGRKVLDIGCGSGYHLWRMAGEGTELAVGVDPSLLFMNQFLVLKHFIGETVPAYFLPLTLEQLPVSKKGGAFDTVFSMGVLYHRRSPIDHIYELKNQLLPGGELVLETIVVPEEYGQLLVPGERYAQMRNVWFLPSVKELTHWLERCGFLNVRCVDIDQTSIQEQRTTDWMTWNSLETFLDPEDHNKTIEGYPAPLRAVMVCNKPQ
- the cmoA gene encoding carboxy-S-adenosyl-L-methionine synthase CmoA; protein product: MLKNSQKDTIYAQAHEAIGAFQFDESVVAVFPDMIQRSVPGYQTILTGIGELTKQYAQANSNLYDLGCSLGAATLTMRRNISVDGCEIIAIDNSEAMIKRAEEYLHAYHSDIPVNLQCADMTEIPIENASVVVINFTLQFIDPEQRDDLVKRIYQNLKPGGILILSEKIHFENQALQNAIEHMHLQFKRANGYSELEISQKRSSLENVLISDTEAEHLQRLNNAGFNSAGIWFQAYNFASFLAIK
- a CDS encoding murein transglycosylase domain-containing protein; the encoded protein is MNKTAANHNSMLKPNFNRRQFLRFSAWSALSSAGLASLNGCTASEIRRSISTTHQLYNGNVSQAISAQVPGVGIPEIDGLVRQQFARFLDEIAANWSDKKTASPKAYVKYTDHYQSRAIIDFSSGLIQVETIASNNPKTALKKAIVQTLLSPEDPSQVDLFSAQTPKTGTTPFLFELVKDQENKNIRYAWRANRYAEYLIKSRYRSQADQDKIRHSVTFNMVNDYQNQQKNRYHIEVLKQSKRFRIESALIYGIIETESAFNPYAVSSAPAYGLMQIVPTTAGRDAYRLLNRRDGTPSQNLLFIPARNIEYGTAYLSILFNRYLSGIHNPKAQEYCVIAAYNTGSGNVLEAFDNNRSRAVQKINRLSSQQVYQHLITRLGSSEARNYLQKVTRNKQKYV